The Aspergillus chevalieri M1 DNA, chromosome 5, nearly complete sequence genome includes a region encoding these proteins:
- a CDS encoding H3 histone acetyltransferase RTT109 (BUSCO:EOG09262D4G;~COG:S;~EggNog:ENOG410PIQJ;~InterPro:IPR016849,IPR013178;~PFAM:PF08214;~go_component: GO:0005634 - nucleus [Evidence IEA];~go_function: GO:0004402 - histone acetyltransferase activity [Evidence IEA];~go_function: GO:0010484 - H3 histone acetyltransferase activity [Evidence IEA];~go_process: GO:0006355 - regulation of transcription, DNA-templated [Evidence IEA];~go_process: GO:0016573 - histone acetylation [Evidence IEA];~go_process: GO:0043618 - regulation of transcription from RNA polymerase II promoter in response to stress [Evidence IEA]), which produces MSTADSDLGELLAQVLPAGIKITVRHLSSTPIPCSALFAAPPGEEPEATFCANHFLIVSIYKGDENDSNGKGSEIIVFGMEVLVYSTTHLTTIFVSKADSTGYLHLLQTTSKVSLLRLISNTFLSFLMRTHQRPSVRLVLSLFARAQNQYLFPGSIHNPGKHVLDDRGLIKWWCRVADSILREYEPESGGHEKGLLDRTMEFAKSSATAFLIVPGCDKFETRGFFPPAAKEDDKERPRWVNSYPVRQLCDNPEAPPRCLIPRLPDDPKTRFLIDLDDELPELKESEEQRKRPPGQWLSVRSLEQFWEMMSFRQECSAGRLVGFLWLVINPPGLENSVQMTSSRVMTGDVGKGTTETTASSAPAEKESKTTSPSKDVPNDTKTQAPSSQSQGTQKQTAEQPPFHWPEAGRGDAVLSEADYKTAVDFLLTQDFDNEEESIASTKAWAEKLTSITDQLWVGKHVEGRSTSIGQSASQTSQTTNLIDSGLIRKRKKNDQGQDTAKTNDNAGATSEPVQSSSGVNVLGTNLIRKKKKT; this is translated from the coding sequence ATGTCTACAGCCGATTCTGACCTGGGGGAGCTCTTGGCTCAGGTGCTTCCCGCCGGAATCAAAATCACTGTCCGACATCTCTCGTCCACTCCGATCCCATGCTCCGCGCTCTTTGCGGCACCCCCCGGCGAAGAGCCAGAAGCCACTTTCTGTGCGAACCATTTCCTGATTGTCTCGATCTACAAGGGTGACGAAAATGACAGCAACGGCAAAGGATCCGAGATCATCGTGTTTGGAATGGAAGTGCTAGTCTACAGTACCACGCACTTGACGACCATCTTCGTCTCCAAAGCTGACTCGACGGGCTACTTACATCTACTCCAGACCACCTCCAAGGTTTCGCTACTGCGATTGATTTCGAATAcgtttctttccttcctcatgCGCACCCACCAACGACCGAGCGTCCGACTGGTGCTGTCCTTGTTCGCGCGCGCGCAGAACCAATACCTCTTCCCCGGAAGCATCCACAACCCAGGCAAGCACGTCCTCGACGATCGCGGATTGATAAAATGGTGGTGTCGCGTGGCAGACTCGATTCTACGAGAGTATGAGCCGGAGTCTGGCGGCCATGAGAAAGGACTTCTGGACCGAACGATGGAATTTGCCAAGAGCTCAGCTACGGCGTTCCTGATCGTCCCGGGATGCGACAAGTTCGAAACACGAGGATTCTTCCCGCCCGCCGCTAAAGAAGATGATAAGGAGCGTCCTCGATGGGTTAACAGCTATCCTGTCCGTCAATTATGCGACAATCCCGAGGCCCCTCCGCGATGCCTGATTCCCCGTTTGCCTGACGATCCGAAGACGCGGTTCTTAATAGACTTGGACGATGAGCTGCCTGAGTTGAAAGAGTCTGAAGAACAGCGCAAGAGACCCCCGGGTCAGTGGCTGAGTGTGCGGTCGTTGGAACAGTTCTGGGAGATGATGTCTTTTCGACAGGAGTGTTCGGCTGGGCGATTGGTCGGGTTCTTGTGGCTGGTGATTAATCCGCCGGGGCTGGAGAATTCAGTTCAGATGACAAGCTCTAGGGTAATGACTGGAGACGTTGGAAAAGGGACTACTGAAACTACGGCTTCAAGTGCACCGGCCGAGAAGGAATCGAAGACAACTTCGCCGTCGAAGGACGTTCCGAACGATACCAAAACTCAGGCCCCATCGTCGCAGTCACAAGGGACCCAGAAACAGACTGCTGAACAACCGCCGTTTCACTGGCCAGAAGCCGGACGAGGAGACGCGGTTCTCAGCGAGGCTGATTACAAGACTGCCGTTGACTTTCTTCTCACGCAAGACTTTGACAACGAGGAAGAATCCATTGCCAGCACAAAGGCGTGGGCCGAGAAGCTCACGTCCATAACGGACCAGCTTTGGGTGGGCAAGCATGTCGAGGGGAGGAGCACCAGCATCGGACAATCTGCATCGCAAACCTCTCAGACAACCAACCTCATCGACAGCGGTTTGATACGGAAGCGGAAGAAAAACGACCAAGGTCAAGACACAGCCAAGACTAATGATAATGCTGGGGCTACTTCGGAGCCTGTGCAGTCCTCGTCGGGGGTCAATGTGCTTGGTACGAACTTGAtccggaagaagaagaagacgtaG
- a CDS encoding putative ceramide glucosyltransferase (CAZy:GT21;~COG:I;~EggNog:ENOG410PIM2;~InterPro:IPR025993,IPR029044;~TransMembrane:4 (o22-45i386-409o429-450i488-511o);~go_function: GO:0016757 - transferase activity, transferring glycosyl groups [Evidence IEA]) yields the protein MLKPTSQSKSSDVDGGFPWLDAVGWGCLIWYTTVQLVCVVGYYQIWKYFLQRPPKSSSTTATSHTPHVTAIRPIKGLEPHLYECLASTFYQDYPYGKLSVHFCVSSRTDPGYPTVQRVLTDFPDADARLFIEDEDPLLHPKNGDTPYALGPNPKIRNMSRSYREANGDIIWIIDCNVWVGPGVCGRMVNRLCGTGNTPGRKYKFVHHLPVAVDVTGAGSYREERQALLDGAYDGDAANREAVVAALPHKDSEAAGALAMGGGRLEELFLSSAHAKMYTAINTVLIAPCIVGKSNMFRRSHLDYLTASSPTNPHSRLPGIDYFSDNICEDHLIGDLLWKNRVKEEELGEPWGKHAMVFGDLAFQPVANMSLQAYLARRVRWQRVRKFTVLLATWVEPGTESILCSLYGAWGVTTTLAQHLQNKGIEWAPLLSTWTAFFAFFVLSMAAWIFVDWTLYIKLHSAKTVELDENTPPFAQPPSRKDSATRRPFLTWFAAWCGRELLALPIWFWAFFGGVTVTWRERRFRVGFDTKVREIESESKAPLEGSYSSGTRGYAKARRD from the exons ATGCTGAAGCCTACGTCACAGTCAAAGTCCTCCGATGTCGATGGCGGGTTCCCGTGGTTGGACGCCGTGGGTTGGGGGTGTTTGATCTGGTATACCACGGTGCAGTTGGTTTGTGTTGTTGGATATTACCAAAT ATGGAAGTACTTCTTGCAACGACCTCCAAAGTCGAGTTCGACCACAGCCACCTCCCACACTCCCCATGTTACCGCCATCCGGCCTATCAAAGGATTAGAACCACATCTTTACGAGTGTTTAGCGTCTACTTTCTACCAGGATTACCCTTACGGTAAACTGTCGGTACACTTCTGTGTCTCGTCCCGAACGGATCCCGGTTATCCTACGGTGCAAAGAGTCCTGACCGATTTCCCCGATGCGGATGCACGCCTCTTTATCGAAGACGAAGATCCCCTCCTCCATCCGAAGAACGGTGATACACCGTACGCTTTGGGTCCCAACCCCAAAATTCGAAATATGAGTCGGTCATACCGTGAAGCAAATGGCGACATTATTTGGATTATTGATTGCAATGTTTGGGTGGGGCCTGGCGTCTGTGGACGGATGGTTAATAGACTCTGTGGGACTGGGAACACGCCTGGTAGGAAGTACAAGTTTGTGCACCATCTCCCCGTTGCGGTGGATGTCACGGGAGCAGGCAGCTACAGGGAGGAAAGGCAGGCGCTTCTTGACGGTGCCTACGACGGCGACGCTGCCAATCGTGAAGCAGTTGTGGCTGCTCTGCCACACAAGGATTCGGAGGCCGCTGGGGCTCTAGCCATGGGAGGTGGTCGTCTCGAGGAGCTGTTCCTATCGTCTGCGCATGCAAAAATGTACACGGCAATTAATACGGTCCTGATTGCGCCGTGTATCGTGGGCAAGTCCAACATGTTCCGTCGCTCTCATCTGGATTACTTGACTGCATCGTCACCTACAAACCCTCACTCACGTCTTCCCGGAATTGACTATTTCTCGGACAATATCTGCGAAGATCATTTGATTGGGGACTTATTGTGGAAGAACCGGGTTAAGGAAGAGGAGTTGGGCGAGCCTTGGGGCAAACATGCCATGGTCTTTGGGGACCTTGCATTCCAGCCGGTGGCCAACATGAGCCTTCAAGCCTACCTGGCACGACGAGTTCGATGGCAGCGTGTGCGCAAGTTCACCGTTTTGCTTGCCACATGGGTCGAGCCGGGCACAGAGTCAATTCTGTGCTCCCTTTACGGAGCGTGGGGTGTTACGACAACCCTTGCTCAGCATTTGCAGAATAAGGGTATTGAATGGGCGCCCTTGCTGTCTACGTGGACCGCATTCTTTGCATTTTTCGTTTTGAGCATGGCGGCCTGGATCTTCGTGGATTGGACATTGTATATCAAACTGCACTCCGCGAAAACCGTCGAACTTGATGAGAACACGCCACCATTTGCTCAACCACCAAGTCGCAAAGACTCGGCTACCAGGCGTCCATTTTTGACCTGGTTTGCAGCGTGGTGTGGACGGGAGCTTCTGGCGTTGCCGATTTGGTTCTGGGCGTTCTTTGGGGGTGTTACGGTGACATGGCGTGAACGACGATTCCGAGTAGGATTTGATACCAAGGTGCGCGAGATTGAGTCTGAGTCGAAGGCTCCATTGGAGGGATCGTATTCGAGTGGTACTCGGGGTTATGCCAAAGCTCGGCGGGACTAG
- a CDS encoding ankyrin repeat domain-containing protein (COG:S;~EggNog:ENOG410PN3C;~InterPro:IPR002110,IPR036770,IPR020683;~PFAM:PF13857,PF12796,PF00023,PF13637,PF13606;~go_function: GO:0005515 - protein binding [Evidence IEA]) — translation MTQHRSFSLTNNPFQHQRVQAVYSTEKFPVSKTDNQPFHYFIYLSEGPPKEKDKMPVTLPFEAIDDLIYDARAGDLAALKEDLAALSTQHASPEAAILSAAVDSEPEAEGGSGSCVLHFPAANGNIEILKYLLEALKTQPEHLQKLINHRNHSGNTPLHWAALNTHLDCVKALVEAGADVSVKNDAGLDAVFLAERTAWSTGEVKEDEDENENESGEAEVEASAGAEGQCEGEGKGPMSQGRAVVEWLLSSDKGGELESGVGESSGSGGGQEDEKK, via the exons ATGACCCAGCATCGAAGTTTTTCCTTGACCAACAACCCATTTCAACACCAAAGAGTGCAGGCAGTATACAGCACTGAGAAATTTCCGGTGTCTAAAACAG ACAACCAACCATTCCACTATTTCATATACCTATCTGAAGGACCACCAAAGGAGAAAGACAAAATGCCTGTCACTCTCCCCTTCGAGGCTATTGATGACCTCATCTACGACGCCCGCGCAGGGGACCTCGCCGCGCTCAAAGAGGACCTCGCAGCACTAAGCACCCAGCACGCAAGCCCTGAAGCTGCCATCCTGTCCGCGGCCGTGGACTCAGAGCCCGAAGCTGAGGGCGGGTCGGGGAGCTGTGTGCTGCATTTTCCGGCTGCGAATGGGAATATTG AGATTCTGAAATATTTGCTAGAGGCTTTAAAGACACAACCAGAACACTTGCAAAAACTGATCAACCATCGCAATCACTCTGGAAACACGCCTCTGCATTGGGCTGCGTTGAATACGCATCTGGACTGCGTCAAGGCGCTTGTGGAAGCTGGTGCTGATGTCTCTGTGAAGAACGACGCTGGTCTTGATGCAGTCTTCCTTGCTGAGCGGACGGCGTGGTCGACTGGCGAGGtgaaggaggatgaagatgaaaatGAGAATGAGTCTGGGGAAGCGGAAGTGGAAGCCAGTGCTGGTGCTGAAGGGCAAtgtgaaggagaaggaaagggACCGATGTCCCAGGGAAGGGCTGTTGTGGAGTGGTTGTTGAGTTCGGATAAGGGTGGTGAGTTGGAGAGCGGTGTTGGGGAGAGCTCGGGGTCTGGGGGTGGGCaggaggatgagaagaaaTAA
- a CDS encoding WW domain-containing protein (COG:S;~EggNog:ENOG410PP2Q;~InterPro:IPR036020,IPR001202;~PFAM:PF00397;~go_function: GO:0005515 - protein binding [Evidence IEA]): MTDHPPNSDRTDQGDNSPAPASPQHDKEPTEIAPAAEKDRAQDQEKKSDVEDNTQVQGKQSQEAEKEEEAEEGETKEEEASAPPLPDEGPPPLPNEAPPGDDDGWEPVWDPNAQAFYFYNRFTGLSQWENPRVPEAAASAPGTAANQEQEQEQPKQPVVGGYNPAIHGDYDPTAPYAQQYEQERNAEVSATAGGVPGMAPGYPYEATGHFNRFTGRWQADSLRPENYNDENKSRRQMNAFFDVDAAANSHDGRSLRAERSAKKLSKKELKAFKDKRREKKEEKRRAWLRD, translated from the coding sequence ATGACCGACCACCCTCCAAACTCTGACCGTACCGACCAGGGCGACAACAGCCCGGCTCCTGCATCTCCGCAACACGACAAGGAACCTACAGAGATCGCGCCAGCAGCAGAGAAAGACAGGGCACAGgatcaagaaaaaaaaagtgatgTGGAAGATAATACACAAGTGCAGGGGAAGCAATCACAAGAAgcagaaaaggaagaggaggctgaggaaggagaaacaaaagaagaagaggcttCAGCACCCCCATTGCCAGACGAAGGcccccctcctctccccAACGAGGCACCTCCAGGGGATGATGATGGCTGGGAACCCGTCTGGGACCCCAATGCACAAGCCTTCTACTTCTACAACCGCTTCACAGGCCTTTCGCAATGGGAGAATCCTCGCGTCCCCGAGGCCGCCGCGTCTGCACCGGGTACCGCTGCCAACCAAGAGCAAGAGCAAGAGCAGCCCAAACAACCCGTGGTAGGCGGCTACAACCCCGCTATCCACGGCGACTATGACCCGACCGCCCCGTACGCGCAGCAGTACGAACAGGAACGGAACGCAGAAGTTTCCGCGACTGCGGGTGGCGTTCCCGGGATGGCGCCGGGATATCCTTACGAGGCGACGGGGCATTTCAACCGGTTCACGGGCCGGTGGCAGGCAGACTCGCTGCGGCCGGAAAATTACAATGACGAGAATAAGTCGCGTCGGCAGATGAACGCGTTCTTTGACGTTGATGCGGCGGCGAATAGTCACGATGGGAGAAGTCTCCGGGCGGAGCGGAGTGCTAAGAAGCTGAGCAAGAAGGAGCTCAAGGCGTTTAAGGAtaaaagaagggaaaagaaggaagagaagcggCGGGCTTGGTTGCGGGATTAA
- a CDS encoding uncharacterized protein (COG:S;~EggNog:ENOG410PR3D): MSYAVYLIIETSIPLDHHALFVETNEAGPQTGHVYNVKGDIQNGMVYEAKTTEEPEKSPVFAEKKRIGSVSKDDYPRFIAVCQSIPVPKKQFEGARRLYPKEPLRRCQEWAREAIDHLVEQKVVLE, from the coding sequence atgTCCTACGCAGTTTACCTCATCATCGAAACCAGCATCCCACTGGACCACCACGCTCTCTTCGTCGAAACCAACGAAGCAGGCCCCCAAACCGGCCATGTCTACAACGTCAAAGGCGACATCCAGAACGGCATGGTGTATGAAGCAAAAACCACCGAAGAGCCGGAGAAATCGCCCGTCTTCGCTGAGAAGAAACGCATCGGAAGCGTTTCCAAGGATGATTACCCTCGCTTCATTGCTGTTTGCCAGAGCATCCCCGTTCCGAAGAAGCAGTTCGAGGGGGCTAGACGGTTGTATCCTAAGGAGCCGTTAAGACGGTGTCAGGAGTGGGCGAGGGAGGCTATTGATCATCTAGTGGAGCAAAAGGTCGTGCTGGAGTGA